Sequence from the Candidatus Neomarinimicrobiota bacterium genome:
GGCAAAAGCTGCCGACAGCCGGAATGTGTGCATCTTCGCCGAGGGTCAGGTGGATAGGAGCCCCACCGGCACCGGGGTGAGCGCCCGCCTGGCTATTCACTATGCCCGTGGTGAAATAGGAATTAATCAGCCGATGGTTATCGAAAGCATTATCGGCAGCCGTTTCACGGGCCGTGTTGTGGGAACAACGGAGTGCGGGCCCTATTCAGCCGTGATTACCGAAGTGGAAGGGTCTGCACATATCACCGGGAAAAGCGAATTCCTGATTGATCCCGACG
This genomic interval carries:
- a CDS encoding proline racemase family protein; amino-acid sequence: AKAADSRNVCIFAEGQVDRSPTGTGVSARLAIHYARGEIGINQPMVIESIIGSRFTGRVVGTTECGPYSAVITEVEGSAHITGKSEFLIDPDDPLGDGFILR